A genomic stretch from Gardnerella leopoldii includes:
- the uvrB gene encoding excinuclease ABC subunit UvrB, which yields MSNKIQRTNKPFVVKAPYAPSGDQPQAIEELANRIENGENDVVLMGATGTGKTATTAWLIERLQRPTLIIEPNKTLAAQLCAEFRELMPDNAVSYFVSYYDYYQPEAYIPQTDTYIEKDSNINDDVERLRHAATANLLTRRDCVVVATVSCIYGLGTPEEYAERMLMLSVGEQLERDDLLRQFVSMQYKRNDIAFTRGTFRVRGDTVEIIPVYEELAVRIEFFGDEIDRITMLHPLTGEVIRQESSVHIFPASHYIAGPERMERALEAIEKERDDRVAQLKKQNKLLEAQRLEMRTTYDLEMLRQVGVCPGVENYSRHFDGRDAGTPPHTLLDFFPDDFLLVLDESHVTVPQIGAMYEGDASRKRTLVEHGFRLPSAMDNRPLKWKEFLEHIGQTVYLSATPGDYELGLSDGVVEQIIRPTGLLDPKIEVRPVEGQVDDLLAEIKERVAKDERVLVTTLTKKMAEDLTDYFLELGIKVEYLHSDVDTLRRVELLRELREGKIDVIVGINLLREGLDLPEVSLVAILDADKEGFLRSYRSLIQTIGRAARNVSGTVLMYADTVTDAMSKAISETERRREKQIAYNKAHGIDPKPLRKKISDVNDMLAKEDVDTQTLLAGGYRNANKAGNSHYGVPKEPNLGQQSKEKRMANISELPQDDIMSLIKNLSEQMHVAAEQLQFELAARLRDEIRDLKKELRQMDAANK from the coding sequence ATGTCGAATAAAATTCAGCGCACAAACAAGCCTTTTGTAGTAAAAGCGCCGTATGCGCCTTCGGGTGACCAGCCGCAAGCAATCGAAGAGTTAGCGAATCGCATTGAAAACGGAGAAAACGACGTTGTTTTAATGGGTGCTACTGGAACTGGTAAAACTGCTACAACCGCTTGGCTTATTGAGCGTTTGCAACGACCGACACTTATTATTGAGCCGAATAAAACTTTGGCAGCTCAGCTTTGCGCGGAATTTCGCGAGCTTATGCCAGATAATGCCGTGAGCTATTTTGTGTCTTATTACGATTACTATCAGCCGGAAGCGTATATTCCGCAAACAGACACGTATATTGAAAAAGATTCGAATATTAACGACGATGTTGAGCGGCTTCGTCATGCTGCTACAGCGAATTTGCTTACTAGACGCGATTGCGTTGTTGTGGCTACTGTTTCTTGCATTTATGGACTCGGTACTCCAGAGGAGTATGCCGAGCGAATGCTTATGCTAAGCGTTGGCGAGCAACTTGAGAGAGATGATTTATTGCGTCAATTTGTGAGTATGCAATACAAACGCAATGACATTGCCTTTACGCGCGGAACTTTTAGAGTGCGCGGTGACACAGTTGAGATTATTCCAGTGTACGAAGAATTAGCTGTGCGAATTGAGTTCTTTGGTGACGAAATCGACAGAATTACCATGTTACATCCTCTTACAGGAGAAGTAATTCGCCAGGAGAGTAGTGTTCATATTTTCCCAGCATCTCACTACATTGCAGGACCGGAGCGCATGGAACGCGCGTTGGAGGCGATTGAAAAAGAGCGTGACGATAGAGTAGCGCAGCTTAAAAAGCAGAATAAATTGCTGGAAGCTCAGCGTTTGGAAATGCGAACTACGTACGATTTGGAGATGCTGCGTCAGGTTGGTGTGTGCCCAGGAGTGGAGAATTATTCTAGGCATTTTGACGGACGCGATGCAGGCACACCTCCGCATACTTTGCTTGACTTTTTCCCAGATGACTTTTTGCTAGTTTTAGACGAGTCGCATGTAACAGTGCCGCAAATTGGAGCTATGTATGAAGGTGATGCTTCGCGCAAAAGAACGCTTGTGGAGCATGGTTTTAGGCTTCCTTCTGCAATGGATAACCGCCCGTTAAAGTGGAAAGAATTTTTGGAGCACATTGGTCAAACTGTGTATCTTTCTGCAACGCCTGGAGATTATGAGCTGGGGCTTTCAGATGGCGTAGTTGAGCAAATTATTCGCCCTACCGGCTTGCTTGATCCTAAGATTGAGGTTCGCCCTGTAGAAGGTCAGGTTGACGATTTGCTTGCGGAAATCAAGGAGCGAGTAGCAAAAGATGAGCGCGTGCTTGTTACTACGCTTACAAAGAAAATGGCGGAAGACTTAACTGATTACTTTTTGGAGCTTGGTATTAAAGTTGAGTACTTGCATTCTGATGTTGATACTTTGCGCAGAGTGGAGCTTTTGCGTGAGCTTCGCGAAGGCAAAATTGATGTGATTGTTGGCATCAATTTGCTTCGTGAGGGTTTGGATTTGCCGGAAGTCTCGCTTGTTGCGATTTTGGATGCAGATAAGGAAGGTTTCTTAAGATCCTACCGTTCGCTCATTCAAACGATTGGCCGTGCTGCTCGTAACGTTTCTGGAACTGTGCTTATGTATGCGGATACTGTTACGGATGCTATGAGCAAGGCGATTAGCGAGACAGAGCGCCGCCGTGAAAAGCAAATCGCATATAACAAGGCTCATGGAATTGATCCTAAGCCTTTGCGAAAGAAGATTAGCGATGTGAACGATATGCTCGCTAAAGAGGATGTTGATACGCAAACTTTGCTAGCAGGCGGTTACAGAAATGCTAACAAGGCTGGGAACTCGCATTATGGCGTGCCAAAAGAGCCAAATCTTGGGCAGCAAAGCAAGGAAAAGCGTATGGCGAATATTTCTGAGCTTCCGCAAGACGATATTATGTCGCTGATTAAAAATTTGAGCGAGCAAATGCATGTTGCTGCTGAGCAGTTGCAATTCGAGCTTGCAGCGCGATTGCGCGACGAGATACGCGATCTAAAGAAAGAATTGCGTCAAATGGATGCGGCTAATAAGTGA
- a CDS encoding type II toxin-antitoxin system RelB/DinJ family antitoxin, with amino-acid sequence MTTTNLNIRTDKGIKEQADKIFSELGLNMTTAINMFLRTTIRENGIPFSLKLEVPNDTTIAAIEEGRRIASDPSVKGYRNMGDLKVALDL; translated from the coding sequence ATGACTACTACGAATTTAAATATTAGAACAGATAAGGGAATTAAAGAACAAGCTGATAAGATTTTTTCAGAACTCGGGCTCAATATGACAACAGCGATTAACATGTTTTTGCGAACAACTATTCGTGAGAACGGGATTCCATTTTCTCTTAAATTAGAGGTTCCAAATGATACAACGATTGCTGCTATTGAGGAAGGTAGACGGATTGCGTCTGATCCTAGTGTAAAGGGTTATCGGAATATGGGAGATCTTAAGGTGGCTCTTGATTTATGA
- a CDS encoding type II toxin-antitoxin system YafQ family toxin yields the protein MKYEVKFTNQFKKDLKLAKKQNKNTDNLLKVIDVLANGGVLEAKYCDHGLTGKYSGTRECHIEPDWLLVYEIKNEILVLMLYRLGTHSELFKK from the coding sequence ATGAAATATGAAGTAAAATTCACGAATCAATTCAAAAAAGACCTTAAATTAGCTAAGAAGCAAAATAAAAATACGGATAATCTTTTAAAAGTAATTGATGTTTTAGCTAACGGTGGTGTACTAGAAGCTAAATATTGTGATCACGGTCTGACTGGAAAATATAGCGGAACAAGAGAATGTCATATTGAACCCGATTGGCTTTTAGTTTATGAAATTAAAAATGAAATTCTTGTTTTGATGTTATACAGGCTTGGTACGCATTCAGAATTATTTAAGAAATAA
- the pyk gene encoding pyruvate kinase: MRKAKIVDTIGPATESLEGITKLVEAGMDVARLNRSHGTPEDHLRVYNNVRAASKSTGRNVAALVDLQGPKIRCGWFKKNAEGEDKVYLEEGQEFIITTDDVEGDEHRTSTTFKGLPGDCHAGDPILIDDGKVRLEVTKVEGNDVHTKVIVAGPVSSHKGINLPGVAVSLPALTEKDEADLRWAIRTGADIIAMSFVRFATDIDRAHEIMDEEGRRIPIVAKIEKPQAVENLEEIVKTFDGIMVARGDMAVEMPLEEVPLVTKRCIELSRRYAKPVIVATEVLGTMVNSPVPTRAEASDCANAVLDGADATMTSNETAVGKYPDVTVKTMSRISQYATEHGYDRIPAVELDMSSTGAVSSAAVDLADKLNAKAIVAYTQTGRTVHRISRERPTAPIYGLTNNEHTYRWLALSWGTEGFLIDEDYHDMNRHDLMIFTDKVLREAGKVSDGDQIVILSTAQGERQAGRTDSIYVHTVGACD, translated from the coding sequence ATGCGTAAAGCCAAAATCGTTGATACTATTGGTCCAGCTACCGAATCCTTGGAAGGTATTACCAAGCTTGTTGAAGCCGGTATGGATGTTGCTCGTTTGAACCGTTCTCACGGCACTCCTGAAGATCATTTGCGCGTTTACAACAACGTTCGTGCAGCTTCCAAGTCCACTGGCCGCAATGTTGCTGCTCTTGTTGATTTGCAAGGTCCAAAGATTCGCTGCGGATGGTTCAAGAAGAACGCTGAAGGCGAAGATAAGGTTTATTTGGAAGAAGGTCAGGAGTTCATCATCACTACTGATGATGTTGAAGGTGACGAGCACCGTACTTCTACAACCTTTAAGGGCTTGCCAGGAGATTGCCACGCAGGCGACCCAATTCTTATCGATGATGGTAAGGTTCGCCTTGAGGTAACTAAGGTAGAAGGCAACGACGTTCACACTAAGGTTATTGTTGCTGGTCCAGTTTCCAGCCACAAGGGCATTAACCTCCCAGGCGTTGCAGTTTCCCTCCCAGCTTTGACTGAAAAGGATGAGGCTGATCTTCGTTGGGCTATTCGCACTGGTGCTGACATTATTGCTATGTCCTTCGTGCGTTTCGCTACCGATATTGATCGCGCTCACGAAATCATGGACGAAGAAGGTCGTCGCATTCCAATCGTCGCCAAGATTGAAAAGCCACAGGCTGTTGAAAACTTGGAAGAGATTGTTAAGACCTTCGATGGCATTATGGTTGCACGTGGTGATATGGCTGTGGAAATGCCTCTCGAAGAGGTTCCACTTGTCACCAAGCGCTGCATTGAGCTTTCTCGTCGCTATGCAAAGCCAGTTATCGTTGCTACTGAAGTTCTTGGCACAATGGTTAACTCTCCAGTTCCAACCCGTGCAGAAGCTTCTGACTGTGCTAACGCTGTTCTCGACGGTGCTGACGCAACAATGACTTCTAACGAAACTGCTGTTGGCAAGTATCCAGATGTTACCGTTAAGACTATGTCTCGTATTTCTCAGTATGCTACTGAGCACGGCTATGATCGCATTCCTGCTGTTGAGCTTGACATGTCTAGCACCGGTGCAGTTTCTTCTGCAGCTGTTGATTTGGCAGATAAGCTTAATGCTAAGGCTATTGTTGCCTACACTCAGACTGGTCGCACAGTTCATCGCATTTCTCGTGAACGCCCAACCGCTCCAATCTACGGCTTGACTAACAATGAGCACACTTATCGTTGGTTGGCTTTGAGCTGGGGTACTGAAGGCTTCTTGATTGATGAAGATTACCATGACATGAATCGTCACGATTTGATGATCTTCACTGACAAGGTTCTTCGCGAAGCCGGTAAGGTTTCCGATGGTGATCAGATTGTTATCTTGAGCACTGCTCAGGGTGAACGCCAGGCTGGTCGCACTGACTCCATCTACGTTCACACCGTCGGTGCTTGCGACTAA
- a CDS encoding alpha-amylase, which produces MCSFTAIAAIAAVATVLMCIFAIVPNSSAFASTKSTDGLPPKGVIVTAFQQNWKSIAKECKRTYGPEGVSYVQVSPPQDHIRGKAWWTSYQPVSYNLNSKLGTEDEFKNMITTCRAAGVGIVVDAVINHTTGDSNKDTVGVGGSKYDAANQSYPDAGYTKDDFHQIDKDIYTYKDAQVVWNYRLVGLLDLDTSKSHVQKILGNYFAKLLKMGVAGFRVDATKHMCPEDVKGIKEAAAKAAGMKPENIWWMQETIGFPEQDPKIQPDQYVGTGEVDEFEYSYRLRNYFYGSIENLSHITDQLIPNKKAAIFVTNWDTERDNSTRVLTYKDGAKYELANAFMLAYPYGTPNIYSGYKFTQRDDGAPGATDTNIPDVKCGKNSQWQCTQRWTSIRGMIGFYNAVKGTKVTQWQDDNDNNIAFSRGNKGFLAINNTDKPKNVSYKTDLPDGEYCNVYASRKCSSTVTVNGGKVEITIPANSAIALHVKAVEHFGSTSTFSTVAMIVIVFAVLLIELALILCKK; this is translated from the coding sequence ATGTGCTCTTTTACTGCAATTGCTGCAATTGCTGCTGTAGCAACAGTATTAATGTGTATTTTTGCTATTGTTCCAAACTCTTCGGCATTTGCTTCAACTAAATCAACAGACGGTCTTCCGCCAAAAGGTGTGATCGTTACTGCTTTTCAGCAAAATTGGAAAAGTATTGCAAAAGAGTGTAAGCGAACTTATGGTCCTGAGGGTGTGAGTTATGTACAGGTTTCGCCGCCGCAGGATCATATTAGAGGTAAAGCGTGGTGGACTTCTTATCAGCCAGTTAGTTACAATCTAAATTCAAAGCTTGGCACTGAAGACGAGTTTAAAAATATGATTACTACTTGCAGGGCAGCTGGTGTTGGAATTGTTGTTGATGCTGTAATTAATCACACAACCGGTGATAGTAATAAAGATACTGTAGGTGTTGGCGGTAGTAAGTATGATGCGGCAAATCAAAGCTATCCGGATGCTGGTTACACAAAAGATGATTTTCACCAAATAGATAAAGATATTTACACATATAAAGATGCGCAAGTCGTTTGGAATTATCGTTTAGTTGGTTTGCTTGATTTGGATACTTCTAAGTCTCATGTACAAAAAATTCTTGGTAACTATTTTGCAAAATTGCTGAAAATGGGTGTTGCGGGCTTTAGAGTTGATGCCACAAAACATATGTGTCCTGAAGATGTGAAAGGCATAAAAGAAGCTGCTGCTAAAGCTGCTGGAATGAAGCCTGAAAATATTTGGTGGATGCAAGAAACAATTGGTTTTCCTGAACAAGATCCTAAAATTCAGCCAGATCAATATGTTGGTACAGGTGAAGTAGATGAGTTTGAATACTCGTATCGCTTGCGTAATTATTTCTATGGCTCAATTGAGAATTTGTCTCATATTACAGATCAGCTTATTCCTAATAAGAAAGCAGCTATTTTTGTGACTAACTGGGATACTGAGCGTGACAATTCGACTCGAGTTCTCACTTATAAGGATGGGGCAAAGTACGAGTTAGCTAATGCTTTTATGCTTGCTTATCCGTATGGAACACCAAATATTTATTCTGGATATAAGTTCACTCAGCGCGATGACGGTGCTCCTGGTGCAACTGATACGAACATTCCAGATGTAAAGTGCGGAAAGAATTCTCAGTGGCAGTGCACTCAGCGTTGGACTTCTATTCGTGGAATGATTGGATTCTACAATGCTGTTAAGGGCACGAAAGTAACTCAATGGCAGGATGACAACGATAATAACATTGCTTTTAGTCGCGGAAACAAGGGATTCTTGGCGATTAACAATACTGATAAGCCTAAAAATGTGAGTTATAAAACTGATTTGCCTGACGGTGAGTATTGTAACGTATATGCTTCACGTAAATGCTCTAGCACAGTTACTGTAAATGGTGGGAAAGTAGAGATAACTATTCCAGCTAATTCTGCTATTGCTTTGCATGTTAAGGCTGTAGAGCATTTTGGAAGTACTTCCACGTTTAGTACTGTGGCGATGATTGTAATTGTTTTCGCTGTGCTATTGATTGAGTTAGCTCTGATTCTGTGCAAAAAATAA